The segment GCGTGATCAGGCTCAGGAAACGTATCTCTCCACGGCGGCCACGGAACGCGCCACCCGCATCTCGCTGATCTCCGAAGTCGCGACTGCATGGCTGACCTTGTGTTCGGATAATGATCTGCTGCATCTGGCACAGAACACCGCGCAGAGCCAGCAGGACTCGTACCGTCTGACCAAAATGAGTTACGACGGCGGCGTCAGCAGCGATCAGGATCTGGCGGAAGCGGAAAGCACGGTGCGCGCCGCCGAAGCCGACGTTGCCAGCTACACACGTCAGGCGCGTCAGGATGTCGATGCGCTGCGGCTGTTGGTCGGCACCGATTTACCGGTATCGCTGTTGTCACATGCCACGCTGGACGCAAACTGGCAGTTCCCGGCTACGCCTGCCGGGTTGCCGTCAGATTTGCTGACGCGTCGCCCGGATGTGATGGCGGCTGAGCATACCCTGAAAGCGGCTAACGCCAATATTGGCGCGGCGCGTGCCGCCTTCTTCCCGAGTATCACGCTGACCGCCTCCGGCGGATCAACCAGTAGCTCGTTGGGCAGTTTGCTGGGTGGTGGCACCGGAGCCTGGTCGTTTGTGCCGTCAATTAATCTGCCGATTTTTGACGGTGGCAAAAACGAAGCCAACCTGAACATCGCGCATATCGAGAAACGCATCGAGATCGCCAACTATGAGAAAGCGATCCAGACCGCGTTCAAAGAAGTGAACGATGCGCTGGCGGGGCAGGACACCTGGCAGGATCAAATGTCGGCCCTGCAAAAAGAGGTAGGTGCGAACCAGCGCGACTACGACTATTCTGAATTGCGTTATAAGCAGGGCGTTGATAATTATCTCAATGTGTTAGTCGCCCAACGTTCGCTTTACAGTGCGCAACAGTCGTTGATCAGCGCGCATCTGGGCCAGTTAAGCCAGAAAATCACGCTGTACAAGGCATTGGGTGGCGGCTGGAAATCCTGAGCTTCTTAACGGAATCCTTACGGTTTGAGCATGGAAAAAATCCTGCTCTTCCGCCGATAATACGCCCGGTAATGATTTACCTTTGAAATAATCCCCTGCTTTTCAGGGGATTTTCCATTTATCTGATGACCTGAAGAACCTAATGAAGACCAACGTACCTCGCTCCGCTTTCTCTCGCTGGCTGAAATGGCTGCTGCTGTTAGTTGTGCTGTTAATTGTCGCTGGCGTGATCTGGCGCGTAGTCGGGGGGCATGCGCCGGGTGGTATGCCATCGGGTGGTGAACGTGGCGGTCGCAGTGGTCATCGTCCGGCCGGTGGTCCTCCGGGCATGGCGATGATGATGGGCGGTGCAACCCTGGTGCATAGCGGTGTGGCCAGTACGGCGGATGTGCCGGTCTACCTTAATGCATTGGGTACGGTGATCCCCAACGCCAGCGTGACCGTCACCAGTCGGGTGGCGGGCCAGCTGGAAAAAGTCTACTTCACCGAAGGACAAAAAGTGGCAGCGGGCCAGTTGCTGGCGCAGATCGATCCGCGCAGTTATCAGGCGACGCTGGCGCAATATCAGGGCGATCTGGCACAGAACCAGGCGTTACTGAAAAGCGCAGAGCTGACGCTGACACGCTATAAAAAACTCTATGCGCAGGACTCGCTGGCGCGTCAGGATCTCGACACGCAAACCGCCACGGTCGGCCAGTATCGGGGTGCGGTGGCTGCCGATGAAGCGCAGATCGCCAGCGCCAAACTGGATATCGAATATTCGCGTATCACCTCGCCGGTCAGCGGTCGCGTCGGCTTACGCCTGGTCGATCCCGGTAATATGATCCAGACCACCGACACCACCGGCATTGTGGTGGTGACACAGATGCAACCGGCGGCGGTGACCTTTAGCGTGCCGCAAAGCAATATCCCGCAGCTGACCAAAGCGCTGCACAACAATCAGAGCCTGCCAGCGACGGCATTTGATCAGGACAACACCACGGTGCTGGCGCAGGGTGACGTGCGCTATATCGGTAACCAGATCGACACCAGCACCGGCACCATCGAACTGAAAGCCAGCTTCCCGAACGAAGACGAGTCGCTGTTTGCTAACCAGTTCGTCAACCTGCGTCTGCAAACCGATACGCTGAAAAATGCCACGGTGATCCCGGCGCAGGCATTGCAGTTGAGTAGCGACGGCAGCTTTGTGTTCATCATCAACAAAGACAACACCGTGACGCGCAAAGCGGTCACCACCGGCCCTGCCTTCGGTGAGGATCAGCAGGCGATCCTGAAAGGGGTTGAACCGGGCGATCGTCTGGTGACGGAAGGTATCGATCGCCTGACCGACGGCAGTAAAGTGACGCTGGCCGATGAGAGCAAACCGACTGCGACCGCCGAGGCCAAATGAACCCGTCACGCCTGTTTATCCAGCGTCCGGTCGCTACCATCCTGTTGATGGTCGGCGTGCTGATCTCTGGCATCTTCGCTTATAAGTTTCTTTCCACCTCGGCGCTGCCGCAGGTGGATTATCCCACCATCCAGGTGACCACCTTGTATCCCGGTGCCAGCCCGGATGTGATGGCTTCTTCCGTCACCTCGCCGCTGGAGCGCCAGCTCGGACAGATGGCGGGGCTGAGCCAGATGACCTCCACCAGCTCCGGCGGTTCGTCGATCATTACCCTGAAGTTCAGCCTCGATCTGTCGCTGGACGTGGCCGAGCAGGAAGTGCAGGCGGCAATTAACGCTGCCAACAACCTGTTGCCGAGTGATTTGCCTAATCCGCCGACCTATAAAAAGGTCAACCCGGCAGACAGCGCGGTGATCACTCTGGCGGCAAGCTCCGATACGCTGCCGCTTACCCAGGTTCAGGATCTGGTGAATACCCGCGTGGCACTGAAGCTGTCGCAGATCTCCGGCGTCGGTATGGTGACGCTGGCGGGCGGCCATCAACCGGCCATCCGCGTGCAGATGGATCCAAGAGCGCTGGCGGCGCACAACCTGACGCTGGAAGACGTCAACACCCTGATCAGTAACGGCAACGTTAACGGTTCGAAAGGGGGCTTCGACGGCAAATATCACTCCGTCACCATCGATGCTAACGACCAGCTTCGCACCGCCGAAGAGTACGGCAACCTGATTATCACCTACCAAAACGGTGCTGCGCTGCGCCTGAAGGATATCGCCCATATCGAACAAGGGCCGGAAAACAGCTTCCAGTCGGCCTGGGCCAACAACAGCCCGGCGATTGTGATCAGCGTGCAGCGTCAGCCTGGGGCGAATGTGATTCAGGTGGTGGATGCGATCAAAGCCAAATTGCCGACCTTGCAGGCCGCACTGCCGGATGGCGTGAAGATGAGCATCCTGTCGGATCGTACGCAAACCATTCGCGCTTCGATCAGCGACGTACAGTTTGAGTTGATGCTGTCGGTGGCGCTGGTGGTGATGGTGACCTTCCTGTTCCTGCGCAATATCGCGGCGACGCTGATCCCCAGCGTGGCGGTGCCGCTGTCGTTGATTGGCACCTTTGGCGTGATGTATCTGGCCGACTTTAGCCTGAATAACCTGTCGCTGATGGCGCTGACCATCGCCACCGGCTTCGTAATTGACGATGCCATCGTGGTGGTGGAAAACATCTCGCGGCGACTGGAGGAGGGCGAAACGCCAATGCAGGCGGCGTTGAAAGGATCACAGCAGATTGGTTTTACCATTATCTCGCTGACCTTCTCGCTGATTGCGGTGCTGATCCCGCTGCTGTTTATGGGCGATGTGGTGGGGCGTCTGTTCCGCGAATTTGCTATCACCCTTGCGGTATCGATTCTGGTGTCGATGATAGTGTCGCTGACGCTCACCCCAATGCTGTGTGCTTATTTGTTGCAGCATATCCCGCCGGAGAAACAATCGCGCTTCTCGCGCAAGGGCGGCGAGTTCTTTGACAAGCTGATTCGCGGTTACGACCGCATGCTGACCATCGTCCTTAACCACCAGAAGCTGACGTTGCTGGTGGCGCTGGCAACCTTCGCACTTACCGCGTTGCTGTACATCGCTATCCCGAAAGGCTTTTTCCCGACGCAAGATACTGGCCTGATTCAGGGTGTGACCATCGCGTCGCAAGATGTGTCCTTTAATGAGATGTCGAAACGTCAGCAGGCGCTGGCGCAGGTGATTCTGAAGAATCCTTCGGTGGAAAGCCTCTCCTCCACCATCGGCATCGACGGCACCAATACCAGCCTTAACAGCGGCAGCATTCAGATCAACCTCAAACCGTTTGGCGAGCGTGATGATAAAGCCGACGTGGTCATTAAGCAGCTGCAACAAGCCGCCGCGCAGGTGACGGGTATTCAGCTTTATCT is part of the Pantoea phytobeneficialis genome and harbors:
- a CDS encoding MdtA/MuxA family multidrug efflux RND transporter periplasmic adaptor subunit gives rise to the protein MKTNVPRSAFSRWLKWLLLLVVLLIVAGVIWRVVGGHAPGGMPSGGERGGRSGHRPAGGPPGMAMMMGGATLVHSGVASTADVPVYLNALGTVIPNASVTVTSRVAGQLEKVYFTEGQKVAAGQLLAQIDPRSYQATLAQYQGDLAQNQALLKSAELTLTRYKKLYAQDSLARQDLDTQTATVGQYRGAVAADEAQIASAKLDIEYSRITSPVSGRVGLRLVDPGNMIQTTDTTGIVVVTQMQPAAVTFSVPQSNIPQLTKALHNNQSLPATAFDQDNTTVLAQGDVRYIGNQIDTSTGTIELKASFPNEDESLFANQFVNLRLQTDTLKNATVIPAQALQLSSDGSFVFIINKDNTVTRKAVTTGPAFGEDQQAILKGVEPGDRLVTEGIDRLTDGSKVTLADESKPTATAEAK
- a CDS encoding efflux transporter outer membrane subunit, which translates into the protein MITKTFNWALLPLAAALGLTGCTMEPHYQRPSMPVDARYDQPTAVGNVADLPWQNFFNDATMRNLIQLSLDNNRDLRVAALNVEEARNDVTVQRAALMPSIDATASQTSAHEPGNLYNTKTTGPVTYHELNAGLGVTSWELDFFGRLRSLRDQAQETYLSTAATERATRISLISEVATAWLTLCSDNDLLHLAQNTAQSQQDSYRLTKMSYDGGVSSDQDLAEAESTVRAAEADVASYTRQARQDVDALRLLVGTDLPVSLLSHATLDANWQFPATPAGLPSDLLTRRPDVMAAEHTLKAANANIGAARAAFFPSITLTASGGSTSSSLGSLLGGGTGAWSFVPSINLPIFDGGKNEANLNIAHIEKRIEIANYEKAIQTAFKEVNDALAGQDTWQDQMSALQKEVGANQRDYDYSELRYKQGVDNYLNVLVAQRSLYSAQQSLISAHLGQLSQKITLYKALGGGWKS
- a CDS encoding efflux RND transporter permease subunit, whose product is MNPSRLFIQRPVATILLMVGVLISGIFAYKFLSTSALPQVDYPTIQVTTLYPGASPDVMASSVTSPLERQLGQMAGLSQMTSTSSGGSSIITLKFSLDLSLDVAEQEVQAAINAANNLLPSDLPNPPTYKKVNPADSAVITLAASSDTLPLTQVQDLVNTRVALKLSQISGVGMVTLAGGHQPAIRVQMDPRALAAHNLTLEDVNTLISNGNVNGSKGGFDGKYHSVTIDANDQLRTAEEYGNLIITYQNGAALRLKDIAHIEQGPENSFQSAWANNSPAIVISVQRQPGANVIQVVDAIKAKLPTLQAALPDGVKMSILSDRTQTIRASISDVQFELMLSVALVVMVTFLFLRNIAATLIPSVAVPLSLIGTFGVMYLADFSLNNLSLMALTIATGFVIDDAIVVVENISRRLEEGETPMQAALKGSQQIGFTIISLTFSLIAVLIPLLFMGDVVGRLFREFAITLAVSILVSMIVSLTLTPMLCAYLLQHIPPEKQSRFSRKGGEFFDKLIRGYDRMLTIVLNHQKLTLLVALATFALTALLYIAIPKGFFPTQDTGLIQGVTIASQDVSFNEMSKRQQALAQVILKNPSVESLSSTIGIDGTNTSLNSGSIQINLKPFGERDDKADVVIKQLQQAAAQVTGIQLYLQPAQDLTVNDQVTPNQYQFTLDDADSENLVKWTPQLVAALQKRPEFNGVVSNLQDQGRVAYVELNRDKAARYGITAADVDTALYNSFGQRLVSTIFTQANQYRVVLEVAPRFQQSPASFDDVWLPSTTSTSDSSSSSSTTTSSSSSTTSSSTSSSSDSSSSTTTGMVKLTSIATIHQRTGSLMHMRLNQFPAVMVSFNLNSDYSLEDAQKAIADVTQQLNLPSSITLRYQGETSAFQSATSNTLWLILAALITMYVVLGILYESFIHPVTILSTLPSAAVGALLTLLLAGSEFSLIALIGVILLIGIVKKNAIMMIDFALEAENKQGMSPRDAIHQACLLRFRPILMTTMAALLGALPLMLASGSGAELRQPLGLVIVGGLIVSQVLTLFSTPVIYLWFDGWAQRGKRFVQRKQQQARGEQ